Proteins encoded within one genomic window of Setaria italica strain Yugu1 chromosome IV, Setaria_italica_v2.0, whole genome shotgun sequence:
- the LOC106804270 gene encoding uncharacterized protein LOC106804270, producing MPPVPDSSADPGKVGNLPPVLNPEADPSYPEVMEIDTNPAEGPDPPLDWRAPYLDYLIRELLLTNKTEARRIACRAKSFVIVDQELYKWSHTSILQRCILIEQGKELIQDIHTGACCHHAAPRTLIGNAFR from the coding sequence atgccacctgtcccggactcgAGCGCCGACCCTGGAAAGGTCGGCAACTTGCCACCTGTCCTGAACCCGGAGGCTGATCCCTCTTACCCTGAGGTCATGGAGATTGACACGAACCCAGCAGAGGGGCCTGACCCCCCGcttgactggagagccccgtacctcgactacctcatccgcgagttGCTCCTAACAAACAAGACGGAGGCACGAAGAATTGCATGccgtgccaaatccttcgtcattgTCGACCAGGAGCTATACAAGTGGAGTCACACtagcatcctccagcgctgcatcctgatcgagcagggaaaggagTTGATACAGGACATCCACACCGGGGCCTGCTGTCACCATgccgcaccaagaaccctcATCGGGAACGCCTTCCGatag